Proteins encoded together in one Quercus lobata isolate SW786 chromosome 3, ValleyOak3.0 Primary Assembly, whole genome shotgun sequence window:
- the LOC115980417 gene encoding uncharacterized protein LOC115980417, which translates to MYADFGTLYGLKQAPRAWFERFSTQLLHMGFQASLADSSLFILHHGTLVVYLLVYVDDIVITGNNPKFLDTLVAQLSQAFELKDLGPLHYFLGLQITRSSKGLFLTQTKYAQDLLLKLQMQSSKPARSPCAPHLRLVPNEGSLLSNPHEYRSLVGSLHYLTFTRPDLSFVVHQVCQFMSFPTDVHLTAAKRILRYITGTLHFGILLQPGPISLFAFSDSDWAGDPFDRRSTTGFIAYLGYNPITWSAKKQDTVSRSSTESEYRALASTAAELC; encoded by the coding sequence ATGTATGCAGACTTTGGAACTCTCTATGGGCTTAAACAGGCACCCAGGGCCTGGTTTGAGAGGTTTTCCACCCAACTGTTGCACATGGGGTTTCAAGCTTCTCTTGCTGATTCCTCCCTATTCATCCTTCATCATGGCACTCTTGTGGTTTATCTCTTagtctatgtagatgacattgtCATCACTGGCAACAATCCCAAGTTCTTGGACACTTTGGTAGCTCAACTTAGTCAAGCTTTTGAGCTTAAAGATTTGGGTCCCCTTCATTATTTTCTTGGCCTCCAAATCACCAGATCATCCAAGGGTTTGTTCCTTACTCAAACCAAATATGCTCAAGACCTGCTCCTCAAACTCCAAATGCAGTCTTCCAAACCTGCACGATCTCCTTGTGCCCCTCATCTCAGATTAGTGCCCAATGAAGGTTCTCTTCTTTCTAATCCACATGAATATCGAAGTCTGGTTGGTTCCCTCCATTATTTGACTTTCACCAGACCTGATTTGAGTTTTGTTGTACATCAAGTATGTCAGTTTATGTCCTTCCCTACAGATGTTCATCTTACTGCTGCAAAACGCATCCTTCGATACATCACTGGCACTCTCCATTTTGGAATTCTCCTTCAACCTGGTCCTATCTCTCTTTTTGCCTTCTCTGATTCAGACTGGGCAGGTGATCCTTTTGATAGACGATCTACCACTGGCTTCATTGCTTACCTTGGGTACAACCCTATTACCTGGAGTGCTAAGAAACAAGACACGGTGTCCCGATCTTCTACTGAATCTGAGTACCGTGCCTTGGCTTCTACAGCTGCTGAACTGTGCTAG